One Campylobacter concisus DNA window includes the following coding sequences:
- the dnaE gene encoding DNA polymerase III subunit alpha, whose amino-acid sequence MSEKSNFTHLHLHTEYSLLDGANKIKELAHVLHDRGDTAAAITDHGNMFGAIDFYKAMKKEGIKPLIGIEAYVHNGEQLDDKSTKQRFHLILIAKNETGYKNLMYLSSMSYIEGFYYYPRINKKILKEHSEGLVCSSACLQGEVSWHLNLSDRNVKFGAKGYERAKEVALEYKEIFGDDFYLEIMRHGIGDQKRIDDDILRIAKETGIKVIATNDTHYTFKERADAHEVFMCIAMNKTLDDPNRLRHSVHEFFVKSKEQMSELFLDIPEVIENTQEIVNKCNLEIKLGNPTPPNFKFTLEYAKERNLTLPEPENRYSFKNDAVFFEYECRKGLEERLKFVPENLHDEYKKRLEIEIGIINKMNFPGYMMIVWDFINEAKSRGVPVGPGRGSAAGSLVAYSLKITDLDPIPYNLLFERFLNPERVSMPDIDVDFCQSRRGEIIDYVTQKYGKFNVAGVITFGKLLAKGVIRDVARVCDMPYAEADAMAKLIPDELGITLKDAYEKEPKIAELISQNPKAAKIWKFALDLEGLNRNAGQHAAGVVISNEELWNKTPLFRQPNSPEDRYVTQYSLKYLEDVDLIKFDFLGLKTLTVIDNAIKLVKQRTGKDIIWEQIDKNDSNVYKMIQSGQAIGIFQIEGEGMRKLGTSLRPDCFEDIVAMLALYRPGPMESGMLDDFVKRKHGEAEITYSFKELEPILAPTYGVIVYQEQVMQIVQAIGGFSLGGADLVRRAMGKKIKEEMDRLKGEFVKGAEAKGLNGQKADDLFELIVKFAGYGFNKSHSAAYAYVTFQTAYLKAYYPAEFMAALLTSEESNVDKIVRYIDEIKRINIDTLPPSINKSAKEFSVVKNGDHDGIIFGLGAIKGVGGAAIENIITEREANGEFKSMDDFVSRIDPFKVNKKVFESLIKAGCFDEFGFSRKMLMQNVENIIEACKSAAQIRKNAVESLFGEDESMNDVKINFVTINDEFDIKQILKFEQESVGIYLSGHPLDDYKDEINKIKYTLSSEFESLPQSAEILVVGKIEDFSTRITKSGKKMGTINVLDFHGNIEIAVFERELGNIEDIVKDEAKRDLPYAFRINITKDDQFVRTNLNEVYSLEDAQNLDFKTRKLKQNSKFSKNEEVSAPQKAREYAELEVLLCLSELSKDKITSLYNLGYNEHIKSGTNNDKRLVIKIKNESTAQIFVYKTKFVVNDSFKEKALQAIAC is encoded by the coding sequence ATGAGTGAAAAATCTAACTTTACGCACCTACATTTACACACCGAATACTCCCTGCTTGACGGAGCGAACAAGATAAAAGAGCTAGCTCATGTGCTTCATGATAGAGGCGACACAGCAGCAGCGATTACTGATCACGGCAATATGTTTGGAGCGATAGATTTTTACAAAGCGATGAAAAAAGAGGGGATAAAACCACTAATTGGCATCGAAGCTTACGTGCATAACGGCGAGCAGCTTGATGATAAGAGCACCAAGCAGCGTTTTCACCTCATACTAATCGCCAAAAACGAGACTGGCTATAAAAATTTAATGTATCTTAGCTCCATGAGCTACATCGAGGGCTTTTACTACTATCCTCGTATCAATAAAAAAATTTTAAAAGAGCACAGCGAGGGCTTGGTTTGTAGCTCTGCTTGCTTGCAGGGCGAGGTGAGTTGGCATCTAAATTTAAGTGACCGTAATGTGAAATTTGGCGCTAAAGGCTACGAGAGAGCAAAAGAGGTCGCACTTGAGTATAAAGAAATTTTTGGAGATGACTTTTATCTTGAGATCATGCGTCACGGCATCGGCGATCAAAAACGTATTGATGATGATATTTTACGCATCGCCAAAGAGACTGGCATAAAGGTCATCGCCACAAACGATACTCACTACACTTTTAAAGAGCGAGCCGACGCGCATGAGGTTTTTATGTGTATCGCGATGAACAAAACTTTAGATGATCCAAACCGACTTCGCCACAGCGTTCATGAGTTTTTTGTAAAAAGCAAAGAGCAGATGAGTGAGCTATTTTTAGATATCCCTGAAGTGATAGAAAATACCCAAGAGATCGTGAATAAGTGCAATCTTGAGATCAAGCTTGGCAACCCAACTCCTCCAAATTTTAAATTTACACTTGAGTATGCCAAAGAGAGAAATTTAACACTTCCAGAGCCTGAAAATAGATATAGTTTTAAAAATGATGCTGTATTTTTTGAATATGAATGTAGAAAGGGGCTTGAAGAGAGGCTAAAATTTGTCCCTGAAAATTTACATGACGAATACAAAAAGCGTCTTGAGATAGAGATTGGCATCATAAATAAAATGAATTTCCCAGGCTATATGATGATAGTTTGGGACTTCATAAATGAGGCTAAAAGTAGAGGTGTGCCAGTTGGTCCAGGACGTGGTTCTGCGGCTGGTAGCTTGGTCGCTTACTCGCTAAAGATCACCGACCTTGATCCTATCCCATACAACCTACTTTTTGAGAGGTTTCTAAACCCAGAGCGTGTCAGCATGCCAGATATAGACGTGGATTTTTGCCAAAGTAGGCGTGGCGAGATCATCGACTATGTTACGCAAAAATATGGAAAATTTAACGTTGCTGGCGTTATTACATTTGGTAAACTGCTCGCAAAAGGTGTTATAAGAGATGTTGCTAGGGTTTGTGATATGCCTTACGCCGAAGCCGATGCGATGGCAAAGCTAATACCTGATGAACTTGGTATTACGCTAAAAGATGCTTATGAAAAAGAGCCAAAGATAGCTGAGCTCATCAGCCAAAATCCAAAGGCAGCTAAAATTTGGAAATTTGCACTTGATCTTGAGGGGCTAAATAGAAACGCCGGTCAGCACGCAGCAGGTGTCGTTATCTCAAATGAGGAGCTGTGGAATAAAACTCCGCTATTTCGTCAGCCAAACAGCCCAGAAGATCGCTATGTTACACAGTATAGCCTTAAGTATCTTGAGGATGTGGATTTAATTAAATTCGACTTTCTTGGACTAAAAACACTAACGGTTATCGATAATGCCATAAAGCTGGTAAAACAACGAACTGGCAAGGATATCATTTGGGAGCAGATCGATAAAAACGATTCTAATGTTTATAAAATGATACAAAGCGGCCAAGCGATAGGAATTTTCCAAATCGAGGGCGAGGGCATGAGAAAGCTAGGAACTAGCTTGCGTCCAGACTGCTTTGAGGATATCGTCGCGATGCTAGCGCTCTACCGCCCAGGACCGATGGAGAGTGGCATGCTTGATGACTTTGTCAAAAGAAAACATGGCGAGGCAGAGATAACCTACTCATTTAAAGAGCTTGAGCCAATCCTCGCGCCAACATACGGTGTCATCGTCTATCAAGAACAAGTTATGCAAATCGTTCAAGCCATAGGCGGCTTTAGCCTTGGTGGGGCGGACCTTGTGCGCCGTGCGATGGGTAAAAAGATTAAAGAAGAGATGGACAGACTAAAGGGTGAGTTTGTAAAAGGTGCTGAGGCAAAAGGGTTAAATGGACAAAAAGCAGACGATCTTTTCGAGCTAATTGTAAAATTTGCAGGATATGGTTTTAATAAATCTCACTCCGCAGCTTACGCTTATGTCACCTTTCAAACTGCTTATCTTAAGGCTTACTATCCGGCTGAATTTATGGCGGCACTTTTAACAAGCGAGGAGAGCAACGTCGATAAGATCGTTCGCTATATTGATGAGATAAAACGCATAAATATAGACACTTTGCCACCATCTATCAACAAATCAGCTAAAGAATTTAGCGTTGTTAAAAATGGCGATCATGACGGCATTATCTTTGGGCTTGGGGCGATTAAAGGTGTTGGTGGAGCGGCTATTGAAAACATTATCACTGAGCGTGAAGCAAATGGTGAGTTTAAGAGTATGGACGACTTTGTCTCAAGGATCGATCCATTTAAAGTGAATAAAAAGGTCTTTGAAAGCCTTATAAAAGCTGGTTGCTTTGATGAGTTTGGCTTTAGTCGTAAGATGCTTATGCAAAATGTAGAAAATATCATAGAAGCTTGCAAGAGTGCTGCTCAGATCCGTAAAAATGCAGTTGAGAGCTTATTTGGCGAAGATGAGAGCATGAACGATGTGAAGATAAATTTTGTCACGATAAATGACGAATTTGACATCAAGCAAATTTTAAAATTTGAGCAAGAGAGCGTTGGTATCTACCTCTCAGGCCACCCGCTTGATGATTATAAAGACGAGATCAACAAGATAAAATACACTCTAAGCTCAGAATTTGAGAGCTTGCCGCAAAGCGCTGAAATTTTAGTCGTTGGCAAGATCGAAGACTTTAGCACAAGGATAACCAAAAGTGGCAAGAAAATGGGCACTATAAACGTGCTTGATTTTCACGGCAACATCGAGATCGCAGTCTTTGAAAGAGAGCTTGGCAACATCGAAGATATAGTAAAAGATGAAGCAAAGCGCGACCTGCCTTATGCTTTTAGGATAAATATCACAAAAGATGATCAATTTGTAAGGACAAATTTAAACGAGGTTTATAGCCTAGAAGATGCGCAAAATTTAGACTTTAAAACAAGAAAGCTAAAACAAAACTCTAAATTTTCTAAAAATGAAGAGGTGAGCGCCCCTCAAAAAGCAAGAGAGTATGCTGAGCTAGAGGTACTTTTATGCCTTAGTGAGCTTAGCAAAGATAAGATAACTAGCCTTTATAATCTTGGCTATAACGAACATATAAAAAGTGGCACAAACAACGATAAACGTCTTGTTATTAAGATAAAAAATGAAAGTACGGCTCAAATTTTTGTCTATAAGACAAAATTTGTTGTAAATGACAGCTTTAAAGAAAAAGCACTTCAAGCAATAGCTTGCTAA
- a CDS encoding DUF6882 domain-containing protein: MFLDKLGVDKSNWSELFSACVGKATLLQKRAFKLLVEGSNWQVDFDSGKIYFDEREFDIQFIGSESLSSNTWLWGYENINGFDEQLLKLANKAREFGEKFGLSAFSTPRFELDENFNGYTISMVLCTTFDEQNYYRIEYEGGAAYVAFRSDVVFEEPVLANELLSIVNECISSYELDHKIFIKGLLLSCDIKFSESPNEIVVSKNELSFKFDELNRLINISSKL; encoded by the coding sequence ATGTTTTTAGATAAGCTTGGCGTAGATAAAAGTAACTGGAGCGAGCTTTTTAGCGCATGTGTTGGCAAAGCGACATTACTTCAAAAACGTGCATTTAAGCTACTTGTTGAAGGTAGCAACTGGCAGGTTGATTTTGATAGTGGTAAAATTTACTTTGATGAGCGTGAGTTTGACATACAGTTTATTGGTTCTGAAAGCTTATCGTCAAATACGTGGCTTTGGGGTTATGAAAATATAAATGGCTTTGATGAGCAGTTGCTCAAGCTTGCAAATAAAGCACGTGAGTTTGGCGAGAAATTTGGACTTAGCGCATTTAGCACGCCACGATTTGAGCTGGATGAAAATTTTAATGGTTACACGATTAGCATGGTTCTTTGCACCACTTTTGATGAGCAAAATTATTATAGGATAGAGTACGAGGGCGGAGCGGCGTATGTGGCTTTTAGATCAGATGTGGTCTTTGAGGAGCCAGTGCTAGCAAATGAGCTTTTGAGCATAGTAAATGAGTGTATAAGTAGCTACGAGCTAGATCACAAAATCTTTATAAAAGGACTTTTGCTAAGCTGCGATATAAAATTTAGCGAAAGTCCTAATGAGATCGTAGTGAGTAAAAACGAGCTTAGTTTTAAATTTGATGAGCTAAATAGGCTCATAAATATTTCAAGTAAGCTTTAA
- a CDS encoding universal stress protein: MKYKKLLFPIGAGDDIEPRIYGALKVAQWFNTHMEIMTCQLDPSVVYNMKMTLRGGVLFEEFLKSAKSELAVEHEENEKIFNKICAELGIKVTSEIIEDVCTANFTIHSGKRSAIVEQESKFCDLVVAAVPLDGKITGTFESAVLKSGKNAIVIPRKMREFKADNILVSWTGTTQSSRALTGSIDLLKKAKKVQCITSKASLGDNAELNLKKLEEYFKIHGISATFEVIATTMIPGEALLKAAIDRNADLIVASRYGENGLMEMVLGGTSRFFLEHTNIPVYL; encoded by the coding sequence ATGAAATACAAAAAGTTGCTTTTTCCAATAGGAGCAGGAGACGATATCGAGCCAAGAATTTATGGTGCCCTAAAGGTTGCTCAGTGGTTTAACACACATATGGAAATTATGACTTGTCAGCTTGACCCAAGCGTAGTTTATAATATGAAAATGACGCTTCGTGGAGGAGTGCTTTTTGAAGAATTTCTAAAATCAGCTAAATCTGAACTAGCTGTCGAGCATGAAGAGAATGAGAAAATTTTTAATAAAATTTGTGCTGAGCTTGGCATAAAAGTAACTAGTGAAATCATTGAAGATGTTTGCACTGCAAATTTTACGATTCACAGTGGTAAAAGAAGCGCGATAGTGGAGCAAGAGAGTAAATTTTGCGATCTTGTAGTGGCTGCTGTGCCACTTGATGGAAAGATCACTGGCACATTTGAGTCAGCTGTTCTAAAAAGCGGTAAAAATGCGATTGTAATCCCTAGAAAAATGCGTGAGTTTAAAGCTGATAATATCCTTGTTAGCTGGACTGGTACGACACAAAGCTCAAGGGCATTAACAGGCTCGATCGATCTTTTAAAAAAGGCAAAAAAGGTTCAGTGCATTACCTCAAAAGCAAGCCTTGGCGATAATGCTGAACTAAATCTTAAAAAGCTTGAAGAGTACTTCAAAATTCATGGCATATCAGCCACTTTTGAAGTAATCGCTACTACGATGATACCTGGTGAAGCACTTTTGAAAGCAGCTATTGATAGAAATGCTGATCTAATCGTTGCTAGCAGATATGGTGAAAATGGTCTTATGGAAATGGTGCTTGGTGGCACTTCGAGATTTTTCTTAGAACACACAAATATCCCAGTTTATCTATAA